Proteins encoded together in one Vigna angularis cultivar LongXiaoDou No.4 chromosome 5, ASM1680809v1, whole genome shotgun sequence window:
- the LOC108340164 gene encoding uncharacterized protein LOC108340164 — translation MECVGALNSKGLSPFSSFKLPFSSFKLSIAMAKTKTKGLQYPKPKASFFLCCFGSVQTKTPKDNSTIITRHNPPKQNIRTSKKSMAKTVPLQEGLEFPDMKSNTKLHSSSWKWRSKSKSMSMSKSKPNPLSNTQINSTLRQPLSQSQSPKRGNKPEYDTRQHAVSLPSSKRQHVVHETTGRDWKQKQKHQQDHVIGACMFIISLISMIVLGRLGSIFCTTSFVYLIPSFAKRQRQFRR, via the exons ATGGAGTGTGTGGGTGCCTTAAATAGCAAGGGACTCTcaccattttcatcattcaagcTTCCATTTTCGTCATTCAAACTCTCCATAGCCATGGCCAAAACCAAAACTAAAGGCTTACAATATCCAAAACCCAAAGCCTCTTTTTTTCTATGTTGCTTTGGATCAGTTCAGACCAAAACGCCAAAAGATAACTCCACCATCATCACTCGACATAACCCACCCAAACAGAACATTCGCACCAGCAAGAAATCAATGGCCAAAACGGTGCCGCTTCAAGAAGGGTTAGAGTTTCCTGACATGAAGAGCAATACCAAACTGCATTCATCAAGCTGGAAGTGGAGGTCAAAGTCAAAGTCAATGTCAATGTCAAAGTCAAAGCCAAATCCACTCAGTAACACTCAAATCAATTCCACTCTCAGGCAACCACTCTCACAATCACAGTCGCCG AAGCGGGGGAATAAACCAGAGTACGACACGCGTCAACACGCGGTTTCTCTCCCAAGTTCGAAACGGCAGCATGTGGTGCATGAAACGACGGGGAGAGACTGGAAGCAGAAGCAGAAACATCAACAGGATCACGTGATTGGCGCGTGCATGTTTATAATAAGTTTGATATCAATGATAGTGTTGGGTCGTTTAGGTTCGATCTTTTGCACCACCTCTTTCGTCTATCTCATCCCTTCCTTCGCAAAACGACAACGACAATTCCGTCGTTGA
- the LOC108340717 gene encoding uncharacterized protein LOC108340717: MENVRRNAEALVEKMMKGNDASHDAAHVWRVRDLALSLAEEEGLSSDPHSMQIVELAALLHDIADYKYLRDPSEEKIVENFLDQEGVEEDKKLTILRIIREMGFKEEVTGNGSSDWFPEFGVVQDADRLDAIGAIGIARCFTFGGSKKRLLHDPSILPRSDLSKEQYMNKEEQTTINHFHEKLLKLKDMMKTKAGKRRAERRHKFMEEFVKEFYDEWNGLN; encoded by the exons ATGGAGAATGTAAGAAGAAATGCAGAAGCTCTtgtggagaagatgatgaaaggGAATGATGCTTCCCATGACGCAGCTCATGTTTGGAGAGTTCGTGATCTTGCTCTATCACTTGCCGAAGAGGAAGGCCTATCTTCCGATCCTCACTCCATGCAAATC GTTGAGCTTGCTGCACTGCTCCACGACATAGCTGACTACAAATACCTTAG GGACCCATCTGAGGAAAAAATTGTTGAGAATTTTCTTGACCAAGAGGGAGTTGAGGAGGACAAGAAATTAACAATTTTGAGGATCATCAGAGAAATGG GTTTCAAGGAAGAGGTGACTGGAAATGGAAGTAGTGATTGGTTTCCAGAATTTGGAGTTGTGCAAGATGCTGATCGACTTGATGCTATTGGTGCTATAg GAATTGCACGTTGCTTCACTTTTGGCGGGAGTAAGAAGAGGTTGCTGCATGATCCCTCCATTCTGCCACGTTCCGATTTGTCCAAGGAGCAATACATGAACAAAGAGGAACAGACTACTATTAATCATTTTCATGAGAAGCTTCTCAAGCTCAAAGATATGATGAAAACCAAG GCTGGGAAAAGGAGGGCTGAAAGAAGGCATAAGTTCATGGAGGAGTTTGTGAAAGAGTTCTACGATGAATGGAATGGCTTAAACTGA